One genomic region from Leptospira montravelensis encodes:
- the ispG gene encoding (E)-4-hydroxy-3-methylbut-2-enyl-diphosphate synthase, whose protein sequence is MSTKYNESPFFYKRRPTREVMVGTVGIGGKNPIRIQSMITSNTRDTEASIKQIADLEKAGSEIVRLTVPSQADADNLPNIRKRMKELGLKVPLVADIHFTPQVALKCVEWVEKVRINPGNFADKKKFEIIEYTDKDYNEELERIEEVFTPLVLRAKELGVAMRIGTNHGSLSDRIMNRFGDTPLGMVESALEFIRIAEKNSYNDIVVSMKASNPQVMIQAYRMLVSRFYDLGMDYPLHLGVTEAGDGKDGRIKSAIGIGSLLEDGLGDTIRVSLTEDAIHEIPVAKELVRKYNDLFLNEKKISSFPNSPSQPGMTENRDTIYTEFRDPFQYSRFYSKELSLGETKLGDSSPVRIEICFPFFGSESAEEVLHLIQRENKSGRIPEMLHFAIHSELDLISLGTMVRRGSFPLPVSVELSKELTYQYDSLAEDLYRIQKWVVNPQIFFKESEESWDDLLDFVSRFAKDKRCVEWSIEAEDIHLTEKIVRESKKRKIENLIFSVKNGDLLTVRKLAFHLRESDYPITLATQTQDKETLLYESSIQVGGSLLDGIGDVVRLSFGDGEPEESLILSFDILQATRLRLTKTEYISCPSCGRTMFDLQSTTAMIKKRTGHLKGVKIAVMGCIVNGPGEMADADFGYVGAGIGKVHLYKGKEIVKKGVSEEEAADQLIDLIRENGMWSDPK, encoded by the coding sequence ATGAGCACCAAATATAACGAATCGCCATTTTTCTACAAAAGACGCCCTACTCGCGAAGTGATGGTTGGTACTGTGGGAATTGGAGGTAAAAATCCAATTCGTATCCAATCCATGATTACATCTAACACCAGAGATACGGAAGCAAGTATCAAACAAATTGCTGATTTAGAAAAAGCAGGATCAGAAATAGTTCGCCTAACAGTACCTAGCCAGGCAGATGCGGATAATTTACCAAACATTCGAAAAAGAATGAAAGAATTAGGACTTAAAGTGCCACTTGTTGCGGACATTCATTTTACACCGCAAGTAGCACTCAAATGCGTGGAATGGGTTGAAAAGGTGCGAATCAATCCAGGAAACTTTGCAGACAAAAAAAAATTTGAAATCATCGAATATACAGACAAAGACTACAACGAAGAATTAGAAAGAATTGAAGAAGTATTTACTCCCCTAGTCCTTCGTGCTAAGGAACTGGGAGTTGCTATGCGAATTGGAACCAATCATGGAAGTCTTTCTGATAGAATCATGAACCGGTTTGGAGATACTCCTCTCGGTATGGTAGAATCTGCTTTAGAGTTCATTCGGATTGCAGAAAAAAATTCATATAACGACATTGTTGTCTCCATGAAAGCATCCAATCCGCAAGTAATGATCCAAGCCTATCGAATGTTAGTTTCCAGGTTTTATGATTTAGGAATGGATTATCCTTTACATTTGGGTGTGACTGAAGCAGGCGATGGAAAAGATGGAAGGATTAAATCAGCCATTGGTATTGGCAGTTTACTCGAAGATGGACTGGGAGATACCATCCGTGTTTCACTGACAGAGGATGCCATTCATGAAATCCCTGTAGCCAAAGAATTAGTTCGTAAATACAATGATTTGTTTTTAAATGAAAAGAAAATATCCTCTTTTCCCAACTCTCCTTCACAACCAGGAATGACTGAAAATCGAGATACGATCTATACTGAATTTCGGGATCCATTTCAATACTCCCGATTTTATTCCAAAGAACTTAGTTTAGGTGAAACAAAACTGGGAGATTCTTCTCCGGTTCGGATTGAAATCTGTTTTCCTTTTTTTGGATCTGAATCAGCGGAGGAAGTCCTCCACCTCATCCAAAGAGAAAACAAATCAGGAAGAATTCCTGAGATGCTCCACTTTGCCATCCATTCCGAACTGGATTTGATATCTTTAGGCACAATGGTGCGCCGTGGATCTTTTCCCTTACCGGTATCTGTGGAACTATCAAAAGAACTGACTTACCAATATGATAGTTTGGCCGAAGACCTATACCGCATCCAAAAGTGGGTGGTAAATCCTCAGATATTTTTTAAAGAATCTGAAGAGTCTTGGGATGACCTTTTGGATTTTGTAAGTCGTTTTGCCAAAGACAAACGTTGTGTGGAGTGGAGTATCGAAGCCGAAGACATTCACCTAACAGAAAAAATTGTAAGAGAATCAAAAAAACGGAAAATAGAAAACCTGATTTTTTCTGTAAAAAATGGGGATTTACTTACAGTTCGAAAACTGGCATTTCATTTACGAGAATCCGATTATCCCATAACCCTTGCCACCCAAACACAAGATAAAGAAACTTTGCTCTATGAGTCGTCCATCCAAGTGGGTGGAAGTTTGCTAGATGGAATTGGTGATGTGGTTCGGTTGTCCTTTGGCGATGGTGAACCAGAAGAATCACTAATTTTAAGTTTTGATATTCTTCAAGCAACTAGACTTCGCCTAACAAAAACAGAATATATTTCATGTCCTTCTTGTGGCCGAACTATGTTCGATTTACAATCGACAACGGCGATGATCAAAAAAAGGACAGGGCATCTGAAAGGTGTGAAAATAGCCGTAATGGGATGTATTGTCAATGGTCCCGGAGAAATGGCAGATGCCGATTTTGGATATGTTGGTGCCGGAATTGGTAAGGTTCACCTCTACAAAGGGAAAGAAATTGTAAAAAAAGGTGTTTCGGAAGAAGAAGCAGCAGACCAACTCATCGATCTTATTCGCGAAAATGGTATGTGGAGTGATCCAAAATAA
- a CDS encoding DUF2339 domain-containing protein gives MEEKESKDILSRIQTMERELSFLKERVLSQTNTQSPKNQTPPVSKPTPVLNHQTEVTLDEGPNWFVQWIGENLFVKLGVFSLLVATIWFFYLAIEEYWINESVRIWIGLISAIPILIYGFRVRHSRPYLSPSLLGLGIAVLFSAYYSGYLWYDLYSTETCFVGLLILSLTTVAISHAQKSEVLFGFASLGAFSVPLLLSTGQNSYPFLFTYLLLWNLLFFWVRKDKDWKVIPLLLLAANHLIFVGWASDHLTDAKPFFPITFQLGVFILFLLREFQTLESAKSKDQILTLVTIAFTVGLGFVQSFWAFSIFYPIAKPFLLSLILILFYGLYERSLRRTKLNLEKKKLYDLIGLFGLPFIVSLIVIGTTGKFLAFSLISFAFLVTVASTYSKQLYMYFAAFPVWFFALFYIFAFTYRSQNEIPFLNGRFLVFATGSVYLVLSYLYSRKFSDLSKLFLYAAYPYWLLGTFVEIYLGYPEEKQLFLYTVSLIVYGLVALTVGFGKKIQTLRYVGFGSLTLVIIKFYLYDFWNLSLGYRILAGLFLGITLIVTGTFYNHFKKETK, from the coding sequence GTGGAAGAAAAAGAATCTAAAGATATCCTTTCTAGGATCCAAACGATGGAAAGGGAACTTTCTTTTTTAAAAGAAAGAGTCCTTTCGCAAACGAATACACAGTCTCCCAAAAACCAAACTCCCCCTGTTTCGAAACCAACTCCTGTCCTAAATCACCAAACAGAAGTAACGTTAGATGAAGGTCCGAATTGGTTTGTACAGTGGATTGGCGAAAATTTATTTGTTAAGTTAGGAGTGTTTTCACTTCTTGTGGCAACCATTTGGTTTTTCTATTTAGCCATCGAAGAATATTGGATCAACGAATCTGTTCGCATTTGGATTGGGCTTATCTCAGCCATTCCTATACTTATTTATGGATTCCGTGTAAGGCATTCAAGGCCTTACCTTTCCCCAAGCCTTCTTGGACTTGGAATTGCGGTTTTATTTTCCGCATATTATTCTGGCTATCTCTGGTATGATCTTTATTCCACAGAAACCTGTTTTGTAGGTCTCCTCATTCTGAGTTTAACTACTGTAGCTATATCCCATGCCCAAAAAAGCGAGGTATTATTTGGATTTGCGTCTCTTGGTGCATTTTCAGTTCCTCTCCTTTTGTCGACAGGCCAAAACTCATATCCATTCCTATTCACTTACCTACTCCTTTGGAATCTTCTTTTTTTCTGGGTAAGAAAAGATAAAGATTGGAAGGTAATTCCTTTATTACTTCTGGCAGCAAACCACCTAATCTTCGTTGGATGGGCAAGCGACCATTTAACCGACGCTAAACCTTTTTTCCCAATTACCTTCCAATTAGGTGTTTTTATATTATTTTTATTACGAGAATTTCAAACTTTAGAATCCGCAAAGTCAAAAGACCAGATTCTTACTCTTGTAACCATTGCATTTACAGTAGGTTTAGGATTTGTTCAATCGTTTTGGGCCTTCTCAATTTTTTATCCAATCGCAAAACCTTTTTTACTGAGTCTAATCCTAATTTTGTTTTATGGATTGTATGAACGTTCCCTCAGGCGAACAAAACTTAATTTAGAAAAGAAAAAGCTATATGATTTGATAGGTCTTTTTGGGCTGCCATTCATAGTCAGTTTGATTGTCATTGGAACCACTGGAAAATTTTTAGCATTTAGTCTAATCAGTTTTGCCTTTCTTGTGACCGTTGCCTCAACTTATTCCAAACAGCTGTATATGTATTTCGCTGCATTTCCTGTTTGGTTTTTTGCTCTGTTTTATATCTTTGCATTCACCTATCGTTCTCAAAACGAAATTCCGTTTCTCAATGGTCGTTTTTTGGTTTTTGCTACAGGTTCAGTTTATCTAGTGCTTTCTTATCTTTATAGCAGAAAGTTCTCAGACTTGTCTAAATTATTTTTGTATGCTGCTTATCCTTACTGGTTACTCGGAACTTTCGTTGAAATATACTTAGGATATCCAGAGGAGAAACAATTATTTCTATATACAGTCAGTTTGATAGTCTATGGACTCGTTGCTTTGACTGTTGGATTTGGAAAAAAAATCCAAACCTTACGATACGTTGGATTTGGATCATTAACTCTTGTTATCATAAAATTCTATTTATATGATTTCTGGAATTTAAGTTTAGGATATCGAATTTTAGCAGGTCTGTTTTTAGGAATCACCCTCATCGTTACAGGAACGTTTTACAACCATTTTAAGAAGGAAACAAAATGA
- a CDS encoding DUF1499 domain-containing protein yields MNKKIPMLFPATLLLFIFACTGTRPSFLGVKSEKLAECPGTPNCISSFANPTDKEHYRSPLPYQKPLKEAVQVLKRKLELSPRTKIIEENPNYIYAEFTSLIMRYVDDVEFYFDEKNKLLHFRSASRLGKSDLGVNRKRIDSILKDLEI; encoded by the coding sequence ATGAACAAAAAAATCCCGATGCTCTTTCCTGCGACTCTACTTCTTTTTATATTTGCCTGTACCGGAACTAGGCCAAGTTTTTTAGGTGTTAAGTCAGAGAAATTGGCTGAATGTCCAGGAACTCCCAATTGTATTAGCAGTTTTGCAAATCCCACAGACAAAGAACACTACAGAAGCCCACTTCCCTACCAGAAACCTTTAAAAGAAGCTGTCCAAGTATTAAAAAGAAAATTGGAACTTTCACCACGTACAAAAATCATCGAAGAAAATCCTAACTACATTTATGCAGAATTTACATCACTCATCATGCGTTATGTGGATGATGTAGAATTTTATTTTGATGAAAAAAATAAACTCTTACACTTTCGGTCTGCTTCTCGACTGGGGAAATCAGACCTAGGTGTGAATCGAAAGCGAATTGATTCCATTCTAAAGGATTTAGAAATTTAA
- a CDS encoding alkane 1-monooxygenase, with translation MTLTKRLSFLLCYVLPILVVVAEAEGGISYIIVPITVFIVLPVLDLILGRDKSNPSENDFLKIQNDSYFRYLTETWAYVQLIFVIWSVYRISFFPHTTTEFILFALAVGIVTGGIGITVGHELGHKNTKYEQFLAKMIYMTVCYMHFYIEHNRGHHTNVSTPDDPASSKKNQSFYQFFPQTVMGAFRSAWELEKKRLSKFGLGVFHYRNEMIWYMVITILFLTTMVVLGSIGSGKGFRLDILAFLLFQSFIAFSLLELTNYIEHYGLKRIQNPNGKFEKVLPIHSWNQNYFVSNALLFQLQRHSDHHANAGRRYQTLRHFDEAPQLPFGYEVMILIALFPPLWFSMMNPILESWEKKTAFRS, from the coding sequence ATGACTCTTACAAAACGACTGAGTTTTTTACTTTGTTACGTTTTACCAATTCTTGTTGTGGTTGCCGAAGCAGAAGGGGGAATTAGTTATATTATTGTTCCTATTACTGTTTTTATAGTTTTACCAGTTCTTGATTTAATACTTGGTAGAGATAAATCAAATCCATCTGAAAATGATTTCTTAAAAATACAAAACGATTCTTATTTTCGTTATCTGACAGAAACTTGGGCTTATGTTCAGCTAATATTTGTAATTTGGTCTGTATATCGCATTAGTTTTTTCCCACATACAACCACTGAGTTTATTTTGTTTGCCCTTGCCGTGGGAATCGTTACGGGTGGGATTGGAATTACAGTAGGTCATGAACTAGGTCATAAAAATACGAAGTATGAACAATTCCTTGCAAAAATGATTTATATGACTGTTTGTTATATGCATTTTTATATAGAACACAACAGAGGACATCATACTAATGTATCCACACCTGATGATCCTGCTTCTTCTAAAAAAAATCAATCCTTCTACCAGTTTTTTCCGCAAACAGTAATGGGAGCTTTCCGTTCCGCATGGGAATTAGAGAAAAAAAGATTATCTAAATTCGGACTTGGAGTATTTCATTATCGCAATGAGATGATTTGGTATATGGTCATTACCATTTTATTTTTAACGACTATGGTAGTTTTGGGATCTATAGGAAGTGGAAAGGGATTTCGTTTGGATATTCTCGCGTTTTTACTTTTTCAATCCTTTATCGCATTTTCTCTTTTAGAACTTACTAACTATATAGAGCATTATGGTTTAAAGAGAATTCAAAACCCTAATGGCAAATTTGAGAAGGTATTACCTATCCATTCTTGGAACCAAAATTATTTTGTATCCAATGCACTTCTCTTCCAATTACAAAGGCATTCTGATCATCATGCGAATGCCGGGAGAAGATACCAAACCTTGCGACATTTTGATGAGGCACCCCAATTACCCTTTGGTTATGAAGTTATGATTTTAATTGCACTATTTCCGCCACTTTGGTTTTCCATGATGAATCCTATTTTGGAATCATGGGAAAAGAAAACGGCATTTCGATCTTAA
- the carB gene encoding carbamoyl-phosphate synthase large subunit, producing MPQRNDLKSILIIGSGPIVIGQACEFDYSGTQATKALREKGIRVILVNSNPATIMTDPDLADATYIEPLTVPVLEKIIKKEKPDAILPTVGGQTALNLALALHKEGVLEKYNVELIGAKVEAIRKAEDRELFKQAMEKLGIRVAKSFMVSDMDAARKAKDEIGFPIIIRPAFTLGGTGGGTCYEESEFEEIAQKGLSASPISQVLVEESVMGWKEFELEVMRDLADNVVIICSIENLDPMGVHTGDSITVAPQQTLSDREYQRLRDMSIDIIREIGVETGGSNIQFAVNPENGDVIVIEMNPRVSRSSALASKATGFPIAKIAALLSIGYTLDEIRNDITRVTPASFEPSIDYVVTKIPRFAFEKFPGSDNTLGVQMKAVGEAMAIGRNFKESFQKALRSLETDRFGFGSDGYLKELLEWESIPKEERKTWLTAKVKRPTDKRIFYVKMAFNFGMSVEEIFEICKIDPWFLYQFEELFQLENQFRKEGRAIIEEMKKAGFSNRQLAFLSKEEQILSQVRSGAAIEITKAKVEKTLREEEEAIEKYLEEKNIHPVYKRIDTCAGEFEAFTPYMYSSYDEEDEADVTSKKKVMILGGGPNRIGQGIEFDYCCCHASFSLQEAGVESIMVNSNPETVSTDYDTSDRLYFEPLSLEDVMAIFKKEKPDGVIVQLGGQTPLKLAKSLEKRGVPILGTSPDSIDRAEDRKRFAEVLEKLNLKSPENGIAASKDKAREIARKIGYPVLVRPSYVLGGRAMLIVNEESELDKYMEEAEEVSEDRPLLVDSFLQDATEVDVDALCDGKDVFIAGIMEHIEEAGIHSGDSACVLPPQSISQRMLQEIEEATYRLALELNVKGLINVQYAIKEETLYVLEVNPRASRTVPFVAKSIGIPVVKIAVRLMLGETLASFKLGKRFSAPMITVKEAVLPFSKFPGVDTILGPEMRSTGEVMGVAMTKGEAFVKAQIMAGEEPPKHGTVFVTINDKTKKELLEPVRSLSNLGYNIIATEGTHKFLSDNGILSSKINKIYDGYFPNVIDYIKEKKIHLIINTPLSRVTRENAFTIRQAAIKYKVPCLTTSQAARALIHGLVEMKDKGFSVNSLQEIHRGHQK from the coding sequence ATGCCGCAACGTAACGACTTAAAATCAATTTTGATCATCGGATCCGGGCCAATCGTCATCGGGCAGGCATGTGAATTTGACTACTCCGGAACCCAGGCTACCAAGGCCCTCCGAGAAAAAGGAATTCGAGTCATTCTCGTAAATTCCAATCCGGCAACCATTATGACAGATCCCGATCTTGCCGATGCAACATACATCGAACCACTCACGGTTCCTGTTCTTGAAAAAATCATTAAAAAAGAAAAACCAGATGCCATCTTACCGACTGTAGGTGGACAAACAGCTCTCAACTTAGCATTGGCCCTTCATAAAGAAGGTGTATTAGAAAAATACAATGTCGAGTTAATCGGTGCGAAAGTAGAGGCCATTCGTAAAGCAGAAGATAGGGAACTATTCAAACAAGCAATGGAAAAACTGGGAATCCGGGTCGCAAAATCTTTTATGGTTTCCGACATGGATGCTGCAAGAAAAGCAAAAGACGAAATTGGATTTCCTATCATCATTCGCCCTGCCTTTACCTTAGGGGGAACCGGTGGTGGAACTTGTTACGAAGAGTCGGAATTCGAAGAAATAGCGCAAAAAGGATTATCTGCTTCTCCCATCTCACAAGTATTAGTTGAAGAATCGGTTATGGGCTGGAAAGAATTCGAATTAGAAGTCATGAGAGACTTGGCGGATAACGTTGTCATCATTTGTTCTATCGAGAATTTAGATCCAATGGGTGTCCATACAGGAGATTCCATTACTGTTGCCCCACAACAAACATTAAGTGATAGAGAATACCAAAGACTCCGCGATATGTCTATTGACATCATTAGAGAGATTGGAGTGGAAACTGGTGGTTCTAATATCCAGTTTGCCGTAAATCCAGAGAATGGAGATGTCATTGTCATTGAAATGAATCCGCGTGTATCAAGATCCTCGGCACTGGCATCGAAAGCAACGGGATTCCCCATTGCAAAAATTGCTGCCCTGTTATCGATAGGATATACTTTAGATGAGATTCGAAATGATATCACTCGTGTGACTCCTGCTAGTTTTGAACCTTCCATTGATTATGTGGTTACAAAAATTCCTAGGTTTGCTTTCGAAAAATTCCCTGGTTCGGATAATACTTTGGGGGTTCAAATGAAAGCCGTGGGAGAAGCGATGGCCATTGGTCGTAACTTCAAAGAAAGTTTTCAAAAAGCCCTTCGTTCCTTGGAAACCGACCGATTTGGATTTGGTAGTGATGGTTACCTGAAAGAACTTTTGGAATGGGAATCGATTCCTAAAGAAGAAAGAAAAACTTGGCTTACTGCAAAGGTAAAACGTCCCACAGACAAACGCATTTTTTATGTAAAAATGGCTTTTAACTTTGGAATGAGTGTAGAAGAGATTTTTGAAATTTGTAAAATAGATCCTTGGTTTCTCTATCAGTTCGAAGAGTTATTCCAATTAGAGAACCAGTTCCGAAAAGAGGGAAGGGCGATCATTGAAGAGATGAAAAAGGCAGGTTTTTCAAATCGCCAACTTGCTTTTCTAAGTAAAGAAGAACAAATCTTATCTCAAGTTCGAAGTGGAGCTGCCATTGAAATTACAAAAGCCAAAGTGGAAAAAACTCTTCGTGAGGAAGAAGAGGCAATTGAAAAATATTTAGAAGAAAAAAACATCCACCCAGTCTACAAACGAATCGATACCTGTGCCGGGGAATTTGAGGCGTTTACGCCATATATGTATTCCTCTTATGACGAGGAGGATGAGGCTGATGTCACTTCGAAAAAGAAAGTGATGATTCTCGGTGGAGGTCCAAACCGCATTGGGCAGGGAATTGAATTCGATTATTGTTGTTGCCATGCTTCCTTTTCCTTACAGGAAGCAGGAGTTGAGTCCATCATGGTGAACTCCAATCCAGAAACAGTTTCCACAGACTATGATACTTCAGACAGATTGTATTTCGAACCTTTAAGTCTCGAAGATGTAATGGCAATTTTCAAAAAAGAAAAACCTGACGGCGTTATTGTTCAGTTAGGTGGTCAAACGCCTTTGAAATTAGCAAAATCATTGGAAAAAAGGGGAGTTCCGATTCTCGGAACCAGTCCCGACTCCATTGACCGTGCAGAAGACAGAAAACGTTTTGCGGAAGTTTTGGAAAAACTGAATTTAAAATCACCTGAAAATGGAATTGCCGCTTCCAAAGACAAAGCCAGAGAGATTGCTCGAAAAATCGGTTATCCTGTTCTTGTTAGACCTTCCTATGTGTTAGGTGGAAGGGCCATGTTAATTGTAAATGAAGAGTCCGAACTCGATAAATACATGGAAGAAGCCGAAGAGGTATCAGAAGATAGACCACTTCTTGTGGATTCTTTTTTACAAGATGCGACCGAAGTGGATGTAGATGCTCTTTGTGATGGAAAGGATGTATTTATCGCAGGAATCATGGAACATATTGAAGAAGCGGGAATTCACTCCGGTGACTCTGCTTGTGTGTTGCCACCACAATCCATTTCTCAACGTATGTTACAAGAAATTGAAGAAGCAACTTATCGTTTGGCTTTGGAATTAAATGTTAAAGGACTCATTAATGTTCAATATGCGATCAAAGAAGAAACACTTTATGTTCTAGAAGTAAATCCTCGTGCATCAAGAACTGTTCCTTTTGTTGCAAAATCAATTGGAATTCCTGTTGTAAAAATTGCCGTTCGTTTGATGTTAGGTGAAACTTTGGCCTCTTTTAAATTAGGAAAACGTTTTTCTGCTCCTATGATTACAGTGAAAGAAGCGGTTTTACCTTTTAGTAAGTTTCCTGGTGTTGATACCATCTTAGGACCAGAGATGAGATCTACAGGGGAAGTGATGGGAGTTGCGATGACAAAAGGGGAAGCCTTTGTCAAAGCACAGATTATGGCAGGGGAAGAACCACCTAAACATGGAACTGTTTTTGTGACTATCAATGATAAAACAAAAAAGGAATTACTCGAACCAGTAAGATCATTATCTAACTTAGGGTATAACATTATCGCAACGGAAGGAACACATAAATTTCTTTCTGATAATGGAATCCTATCCAGTAAAATTAACAAAATTTATGACGGGTATTTTCCAAACGTAATCGATTACATCAAAGAGAAAAAAATCCATTTGATCATCAATACTCCATTGTCAAGGGTCACTCGTGAAAATGCTTTTACGATCCGCCAAGCGGCCATTAAATATAAGGTGCCTTGTTTGACCACTTCGCAAGCAGCAAGAGCACTCATTCATGGTTTGGTGGAAATGAAGGATAAAGGTTTTTCTGTGAATTCCTTACAGGAAATTCACAGAGGACATCAAAAATAG
- a CDS encoding TetR/AcrR family transcriptional regulator translates to MPIFVTRGVSSVSMRELSKELGVSTGTLYHYFPTKEILFESMVKQLVAIDAREITELSENHSGLSDIMNFVASREDHFMNLMLLAVDVKRHLSESNELSQLVEDSFSTYRRALDRFFPANANVMSGKAFLSFFLGALFLKNKATENTNWPELFEGLENLKVLFQNKE, encoded by the coding sequence ATGCCAATCTTTGTGACGAGAGGTGTGTCATCGGTTTCGATGCGCGAATTGTCCAAGGAACTGGGAGTTTCCACGGGAACTCTTTATCATTACTTTCCTACCAAAGAGATTCTCTTTGAGTCGATGGTAAAACAACTGGTCGCAATTGATGCAAGAGAGATTACCGAACTTTCAGAAAATCACTCAGGTCTATCTGACATTATGAATTTTGTCGCTTCGCGAGAAGATCATTTTATGAACCTGATGTTGCTTGCTGTGGATGTAAAGAGGCATCTAAGTGAATCTAACGAGTTATCACAGTTGGTGGAAGATTCTTTTTCAACGTATAGAAGAGCTTTGGATCGATTCTTTCCAGCCAATGCCAATGTCATGAGTGGAAAGGCTTTTTTATCTTTTTTTCTGGGAGCTTTGTTTTTAAAAAATAAAGCTACTGAAAATACAAATTGGCCTGAACTATTTGAAGGATTGGAGAACTTGAAGGTATTGTTCCAAAACAAAGAATAA